From a region of the Burkholderia lata genome:
- a CDS encoding FimV/HubP family polar landmark protein, which produces MSRISLFPRQSRLSRAVRGALAILALGATASAWAAGTGETPASAAGDAVPLTVTVQPGQSLNDIAKAATQSRDPGVLARAGRALFDANPQAFMKHDASRLKVGATLTVPALDATGAALVPAGASAASAASGTAAVSAPAAASGGAAVAQHGASAPHPGSTVQSAPVVPVHAAPVSGASVTMAAGASASAGASAAHGASAVESMQPAAPVAGASGPHVWSGTIQSVPSSASGAAISPASGGQVPGMNEPAGAAPVTGASQPRPSSLQQLLALKNRVLMELQKHGIGKPATTNDVTPAPAPAPAPAPVAPRPAANDAGASAAAPAAGESASGVAASAVQPASASAPAQPAAPVAAPARSTEQMDWRPAAVAGAAVLVLAAGFAWRKRRKSRRTDEAGTDTAATATAAGGVAAAAATAQAEAAPSVEPELPIRPEMPVARDAASDLSLAAATAAAAEPVETPQTPDTDVSAATEGEKPHVAQPELPAAHAVVPPVSEAAPVSLDAEPIEKVAAETQTEKSAETPIDTSAETRVATPAETRVETPAAPAATEAQHATLMQNAISALNSLDMPLPPRTPDEPSLAADEPAAQAGHSDTHKIATNGQAAQRLPIGSIDPAPEHPADQDDEFDWDPDAATPASHAGSPFATSSLPPLGGAQFGALKLDFDLDLPSAPGAVLPALTPDELARIARNKLDLASEYVELGDLSGARTLLQEVVDANDVATRDDARALLAKLADEA; this is translated from the coding sequence ATGTCCCGAATTTCCTTGTTTCCGCGTCAGTCCCGTCTGTCGCGCGCCGTGCGTGGCGCGCTGGCGATCCTGGCGCTCGGCGCAACCGCATCGGCCTGGGCGGCCGGCACCGGCGAAACGCCGGCGTCCGCTGCCGGCGACGCAGTGCCGCTTACCGTGACGGTCCAGCCGGGCCAGTCGTTGAACGACATTGCGAAAGCGGCCACGCAGTCGCGCGATCCCGGTGTGCTCGCGCGCGCCGGCCGCGCACTGTTCGACGCCAATCCGCAGGCGTTCATGAAGCACGACGCGAGCCGCCTGAAGGTCGGTGCGACGCTGACCGTGCCGGCGCTCGACGCGACAGGCGCGGCACTCGTGCCGGCCGGTGCATCCGCTGCATCCGCAGCGTCCGGTACGGCGGCAGTGTCCGCGCCCGCCGCTGCATCGGGCGGCGCGGCAGTCGCGCAGCATGGTGCGTCCGCACCGCATCCGGGGTCGACCGTGCAATCCGCGCCGGTGGTGCCCGTGCATGCGGCGCCTGTCAGCGGTGCGAGCGTCACGATGGCCGCCGGCGCGTCGGCATCGGCCGGTGCTTCGGCTGCACACGGCGCATCGGCTGTCGAAAGCATGCAGCCGGCAGCGCCTGTTGCCGGTGCAAGCGGTCCGCACGTGTGGAGCGGCACGATCCAGTCGGTGCCGTCGTCCGCGAGCGGTGCCGCAATCTCGCCTGCATCGGGTGGCCAGGTTCCGGGCATGAACGAACCGGCTGGCGCGGCGCCTGTTACGGGCGCGTCGCAGCCGCGGCCGTCGAGCCTGCAGCAATTGCTGGCGCTGAAGAATCGCGTGCTGATGGAGTTGCAAAAGCACGGTATCGGCAAGCCGGCCACGACGAACGACGTCACGCCGGCTCCGGCGCCGGCACCGGCACCGGCACCGGTCGCACCACGTCCGGCCGCGAACGATGCGGGCGCGTCCGCTGCCGCGCCGGCGGCAGGCGAATCCGCGTCAGGCGTCGCCGCCAGCGCGGTGCAGCCGGCATCGGCATCGGCGCCCGCGCAACCGGCCGCGCCGGTGGCGGCACCTGCACGCAGTACCGAGCAGATGGACTGGCGTCCGGCCGCGGTGGCTGGTGCGGCCGTGCTCGTCCTCGCGGCAGGCTTCGCGTGGCGCAAGCGCAGGAAGAGCCGGCGCACGGACGAGGCGGGTACGGACACGGCGGCTACCGCTACGGCAGCGGGCGGTGTCGCGGCTGCGGCTGCTACTGCGCAAGCCGAAGCCGCGCCTTCTGTCGAACCTGAACTGCCGATTCGGCCCGAGATGCCGGTCGCGCGTGATGCCGCTTCTGACTTGAGCCTTGCCGCGGCGACTGCCGCAGCGGCGGAACCGGTCGAGACGCCTCAGACGCCGGATACGGATGTGTCGGCCGCAACGGAAGGCGAGAAGCCGCATGTCGCGCAACCCGAATTGCCGGCCGCACACGCGGTAGTGCCGCCCGTGAGCGAGGCGGCTCCGGTTTCGCTCGATGCTGAGCCGATCGAGAAGGTCGCGGCCGAAACGCAGACCGAAAAGTCGGCCGAGACGCCGATCGACACGTCGGCGGAGACACGGGTAGCGACGCCGGCAGAGACGCGTGTCGAGACGCCGGCCGCACCCGCGGCCACCGAAGCGCAGCACGCGACGCTGATGCAGAACGCGATCAGCGCGCTCAACAGCCTCGACATGCCGTTGCCGCCGCGCACGCCGGACGAGCCGTCGCTGGCGGCGGATGAGCCGGCTGCGCAGGCAGGGCACTCCGACACCCATAAAATCGCAACTAACGGTCAAGCCGCCCAGCGCCTGCCGATTGGCTCGATCGATCCGGCCCCGGAACATCCGGCCGACCAGGATGACGAGTTCGATTGGGATCCGGACGCCGCGACGCCCGCAAGCCACGCGGGCAGCCCGTTCGCGACGTCGTCGCTGCCGCCGCTCGGCGGCGCGCAGTTCGGTGCGCTGAAGCTGGATTTCGATCTCGACCTGCCGTCCGCGCCGGGCGCCGTGTTGCCGGCACTGACGCCGGACGAGCTCGCCCGCATCGCGCGCAACAAGCTCGATCTCGCGTCCGAGTACGTCGAGCTGGGCGACCTGTCCGGTGCGCGGACGCTGCTGCAGGAAGTGGTCGATGCGAACGACGTCGCGACGCGCGACGATGCGCGCGCGCTGCTCGCGAAGCTGGCGGACGAGGCGTGA
- the flgE gene encoding flagellar hook protein FlgE, whose protein sequence is MGYQQGLSGLAGAANHLDVIGNNIANANTVGFKQGRANFADMYANSVATSTNTQIGIGTRLVSVQQQFGQGTINSTKSSLDIAINGNGFFQMSNNGVTTYSRDGVFHRDKSGAIVDAQNRNLMGYAAGPGGAINTAATVPLQAPTSNISPQATTKITGQFNLNSQDKVPAKTPFNAGDNTTYNYNSSIQVYDSLGGAQQVSMYFTKNAAGTWQAYAGVQGQTPTNLGTVTFDASGRISSTTSAATGQPTPSLGQFAFSIPNASGGANPQNLTLDLGGTTQFGGKSGVNNLAQDGFASGTLTTFSIGTDGKLTGNYSNGQSAVLGLIALANFNNPNGLENIGGNQYVETAASGVPQISAPGSTNHGTLQGSALENSNVDLTTELVNLIKAQRDYQANAQTIKTQQTVDQTLLNMR, encoded by the coding sequence ATGGGCTATCAACAGGGTTTGAGCGGGTTGGCCGGCGCGGCGAACCATCTCGACGTGATCGGCAACAACATCGCGAACGCAAACACGGTTGGCTTCAAGCAGGGTCGCGCGAACTTCGCCGACATGTACGCGAATTCGGTCGCGACGTCGACCAACACGCAGATCGGCATCGGGACGCGGCTCGTGTCGGTGCAGCAACAATTCGGCCAGGGGACGATCAACTCGACGAAGTCGTCGCTCGACATCGCGATCAACGGCAACGGCTTCTTCCAGATGTCGAACAACGGCGTGACGACATACTCGCGTGACGGTGTATTTCACCGCGACAAGAGCGGCGCCATCGTCGACGCACAAAACCGCAACCTGATGGGCTATGCGGCCGGCCCGGGCGGCGCGATCAACACCGCGGCGACCGTGCCGCTGCAGGCGCCGACCAGCAACATCTCGCCGCAGGCGACGACGAAGATCACCGGCCAGTTCAACCTGAACTCGCAGGACAAGGTGCCGGCCAAGACGCCGTTCAACGCGGGCGACAACACCACGTACAACTACAATTCGTCGATCCAGGTGTACGACTCGCTCGGCGGCGCGCAACAGGTCTCGATGTATTTCACGAAGAACGCAGCCGGCACCTGGCAGGCCTATGCGGGCGTGCAAGGCCAGACGCCGACGAATCTCGGCACCGTCACGTTCGACGCATCGGGCCGGATCAGCTCGACGACGTCGGCCGCCACCGGCCAACCGACGCCGAGCCTCGGCCAATTCGCGTTCTCGATCCCCAACGCGTCGGGCGGCGCCAATCCGCAAAACCTGACGCTCGACCTGGGCGGCACGACGCAGTTCGGCGGAAAGAGCGGCGTGAACAATCTCGCACAGGACGGCTTCGCGAGCGGCACGCTGACGACGTTCTCGATCGGCACCGACGGCAAGCTGACCGGCAATTACTCGAACGGCCAGAGTGCGGTGCTCGGCCTGATCGCGCTCGCGAACTTCAACAACCCGAACGGGCTCGAGAACATCGGCGGCAACCAGTATGTGGAAACCGCCGCGTCGGGCGTGCCGCAGATCTCCGCGCCGGGCAGCACGAACCACGGCACGCTGCAGGGAAGCGCGCTGGAAAACTCGAACGTCGACCTGACGACCGAGCTTGTGAACCTGATCAAGGCGCAGCGCGACTACCAGGCCAACGCGCAGACGATCAAGACGCAACAGACCGTCGACCAGACGCTCCTGAACATGCGCTGA
- the asd gene encoding aspartate-semialdehyde dehydrogenase — MNVGLVGWRGMVGSVLMQRMQEEGDFDLIEPVFFSTSNTGGKAPSFAKNETTLKDATNVDELKKCDVIITCQGGDYTNDVFPKLRAAGWNGYWIDAASSLRMKDDAVIILDPVNLDVIKDALVKGTKNFVGGNCTVSLMLMALGGLFRENLVDWMTAMTYQAASGAGAQNMRELLSQMGTLSGAVKEQLADPASAILDIDRRVLAAMNSDAMPTSNFGVPLAGSLIPWIDKDLGNGMSKEEWKGGAETNKILGKPAMGEPGSIPVDGLCVRIGAMRCHSQALTIKLNKDVPLDEINGILASANDWVKVVPNEREASMRDLSPANVTGTLTVPVGRLRKLAMGGEYLSAFTVGDQLLWGAAEPLRRMLRILLDK; from the coding sequence ATGAACGTAGGTCTCGTAGGTTGGCGCGGCATGGTCGGCAGCGTCCTGATGCAGCGCATGCAGGAAGAGGGCGATTTCGACCTGATCGAACCGGTGTTTTTCAGCACCAGCAACACGGGCGGCAAAGCGCCGTCGTTCGCGAAAAACGAGACTACGCTCAAGGACGCGACCAACGTCGACGAGCTGAAGAAGTGCGACGTGATCATCACGTGCCAGGGCGGCGACTACACGAACGACGTGTTCCCGAAGCTGCGGGCGGCCGGCTGGAACGGCTACTGGATCGATGCGGCATCGTCGCTGCGGATGAAGGACGACGCGGTCATCATTCTCGATCCGGTCAACCTCGACGTGATCAAGGACGCGCTCGTCAAGGGCACGAAGAACTTCGTCGGCGGCAACTGCACGGTCAGCCTGATGCTGATGGCACTCGGCGGCCTGTTCCGCGAGAACCTCGTCGACTGGATGACGGCGATGACCTACCAGGCCGCATCGGGCGCGGGCGCGCAGAACATGCGCGAGCTGCTGTCGCAGATGGGCACGCTGAGCGGCGCGGTGAAGGAGCAGCTCGCCGATCCGGCTTCCGCGATCCTCGACATCGACCGCCGCGTGCTGGCCGCGATGAACAGCGATGCGATGCCGACGAGCAACTTCGGCGTGCCGCTCGCCGGTTCGCTGATCCCGTGGATCGACAAGGATCTCGGCAACGGGATGTCGAAGGAAGAGTGGAAGGGCGGCGCGGAAACCAACAAGATCCTCGGCAAGCCGGCCATGGGCGAGCCGGGTTCGATCCCGGTCGACGGTCTGTGCGTGCGGATCGGCGCGATGCGCTGCCACTCGCAGGCGCTGACGATCAAGCTGAACAAGGACGTGCCGCTCGACGAGATCAACGGCATCCTCGCATCCGCGAACGACTGGGTGAAGGTTGTGCCGAACGAACGTGAAGCGTCGATGCGCGACCTGTCGCCGGCGAACGTCACGGGCACGCTGACGGTGCCGGTCGGCCGCCTGCGCAAGCTCGCGATGGGCGGTGAATACCTGTCGGCGTTCACGGTCGGCGACCAGCTGCTGTGGGGCGCGGCCGAGCCGCTGCGCCGCATGCTGCGCATCCTGCTCGACAAGTAA
- the leuB gene encoding 3-isopropylmalate dehydrogenase: protein MKIAVLPGDGIGPEIVNEAVKVLNALDEKFELEQAPVGGAGYEASGHPLPDATLKLAKEADAILFGAVGDWKYDSLERALRPEQAILGLRKHLELFANFRPAICYPQLVDASPLKPELVAGLDILIVRELNGDIYFGQPRGVRTAPDGLFAGEREGFDTMRYSEPEVRRIAHVAFQAARKRAKKLLSVDKANVLETSQFWRDIMIDVSKEYADVELSHMYVDNAAMQLAKAPKQFDVIVTGNMFGDILSDEASMLTGSIGMLPSASLDKNNKGLYEPSHGSAPDIAGKGIANPLATILSAAMMLRYSLNRAEQADRIERAVKTVLEQGYRTGDIATPGGQQVGTTAMGDAVVAAL, encoded by the coding sequence ATGAAGATTGCAGTGCTGCCCGGCGACGGCATCGGTCCGGAAATCGTCAATGAAGCCGTGAAGGTGCTGAACGCACTCGACGAGAAGTTCGAACTCGAACAGGCGCCGGTCGGCGGCGCGGGCTACGAGGCAAGCGGCCATCCGCTGCCGGACGCGACGCTGAAGCTCGCGAAGGAAGCCGACGCGATCCTGTTCGGCGCGGTGGGCGACTGGAAATACGACTCGCTCGAGCGTGCGCTGCGCCCCGAGCAGGCGATCCTCGGGCTGCGCAAGCACCTCGAGCTGTTCGCGAACTTCCGCCCGGCGATCTGCTATCCGCAGCTCGTCGATGCATCGCCGCTGAAGCCCGAGCTGGTCGCGGGCCTCGACATCCTGATCGTGCGCGAACTGAACGGCGACATCTACTTCGGCCAGCCGCGCGGCGTGCGGACTGCACCTGATGGTCTGTTCGCCGGCGAACGCGAAGGCTTCGACACGATGCGCTATTCGGAACCGGAAGTGCGCCGCATCGCGCACGTCGCGTTCCAGGCGGCGCGCAAGCGCGCGAAGAAGCTGCTGTCGGTCGACAAGGCGAACGTGCTCGAGACGTCGCAGTTCTGGCGCGACATCATGATCGACGTGTCGAAGGAATACGCGGACGTCGAGCTGTCGCACATGTACGTCGACAACGCGGCGATGCAGCTCGCGAAGGCGCCGAAGCAGTTCGACGTGATCGTCACGGGCAACATGTTCGGCGACATCCTGTCGGATGAAGCGTCGATGCTGACGGGCTCGATCGGCATGCTGCCGTCGGCGTCGCTCGACAAGAACAACAAGGGCCTGTACGAGCCGTCGCACGGTTCGGCGCCGGACATCGCGGGCAAGGGGATCGCGAACCCGCTCGCGACGATCCTGTCGGCCGCGATGATGCTGCGCTACTCGCTGAATCGCGCCGAGCAGGCCGATCGCATCGAGCGCGCGGTGAAAACGGTGCTCGAACAAGGGTACCGGACGGGCGACATCGCGACGCCGGGCGGCCAGCAGGTCGGCACGACGGCGATGGGCGACGCGGTGGTCGCGGCGCTGTAA
- the leuD gene encoding 3-isopropylmalate dehydratase small subunit has product MEKFTVHTGVVAPLDRENVDTDAIIPKQFLKSIKRTGFGPNAFDEWRYLDHGEPGQDNSKRPLNPDFVLNQPRYQGASVLLARKNFGCGSSREHAPWALQQYGFRAIIAPSFADIFFNNCYKNGLLPIVLTEQQVDHLFNETVAFNGFEVTVDLDAQVVRTGDGREYPFEITAFRKYCLLNGFDDIGLTLRHADKIRQFEAERLVKQPWLNTKLVG; this is encoded by the coding sequence ATGGAAAAATTCACTGTGCATACCGGCGTCGTGGCGCCGCTCGATCGCGAGAACGTCGACACCGACGCGATCATCCCGAAGCAGTTCCTGAAGTCGATCAAGCGCACGGGCTTCGGTCCGAACGCGTTCGACGAATGGCGTTACCTCGATCACGGCGAGCCGGGCCAGGACAACTCGAAGCGTCCGCTGAATCCCGACTTCGTGCTGAACCAGCCGCGCTACCAGGGCGCATCGGTACTGCTCGCACGCAAGAACTTCGGGTGCGGCAGCTCGCGCGAGCACGCGCCGTGGGCACTGCAGCAGTACGGCTTCCGCGCGATCATCGCGCCGAGCTTCGCTGATATCTTCTTCAACAACTGCTACAAGAACGGCTTGCTGCCGATCGTGCTGACCGAGCAGCAGGTCGATCACCTGTTCAACGAGACGGTCGCGTTCAACGGCTTCGAAGTGACGGTTGACCTCGACGCGCAGGTCGTGCGCACGGGCGACGGTCGCGAGTATCCGTTCGAGATCACCGCGTTCCGCAAGTACTGCCTGTTGAACGGCTTCGACGACATCGGCCTCACGCTGCGCCACGCGGACAAGATCCGCCAGTTCGAGGCCGAGCGCCTCGTGAAGCAGCCGTGGCTCAACACCAAGCTGGTCGGCTGA
- a CDS encoding entericidin A/B family lipoprotein, with translation MTASKVIARLVAVLALAGLGFGLAGCNTVRGFGEDVNAAGNALQRAAD, from the coding sequence GTGACGGCATCGAAGGTCATTGCGCGGCTGGTTGCCGTGCTGGCGCTGGCGGGGCTGGGTTTCGGCCTCGCGGGCTGCAACACCGTCCGAGGCTTCGGTGAGGACGTCAATGCGGCCGGCAACGCGCTTCAGCGCGCTGCGGACTGA
- the leuC gene encoding 3-isopropylmalate dehydratase large subunit has translation MAQTLYDKLWNTHVVHTEEDGTTLLYIDRQLLHEVTSPQAFEGLKIAQRPVWRISANLAVSDHNVPTTDRSHGIADPVSKLQVDTLDANCDAFGITQFKMNDVRQGIVHIIGPEQGATLPGMTIVCGDSHTSTHGAFGALAHGIGTSEVEHVLATQTLLQKKSKNMLVKVEGTLPRGCTAKDIVLAIIGKIGTAGGTGYAIEFGGSTIRALTMEGRMTVCNMAIEAGARAGMVAVDDTTIDYLKGRPFVPTGAEWNQAVEYWRQFKSDDGAQFDRVVELNAAEIVPQVTWGTSPEMVTSIDGRVPDPEREKDPVKRDAMERALAYMALEPNTPIESIKVDKIFIGSCTNARIEDIRAAAYVVKKLNRRVASNVRLAMVVPGSGLVKAQAEREGLDKVFTDAGFEWREPGCSMCLAMNADRLDPGERCASTSNRNFEGRQGAGGRTHLVSPAMAAAAAIEGHFVDIRQLG, from the coding sequence ATGGCACAGACTCTCTACGACAAACTGTGGAACACCCACGTGGTCCACACCGAGGAAGACGGCACGACCCTGCTCTACATCGACCGTCAGCTGCTGCATGAAGTCACGAGCCCGCAGGCATTCGAAGGGCTGAAGATCGCGCAGCGTCCGGTGTGGCGCATCAGCGCGAACCTGGCCGTGTCGGACCACAACGTGCCGACCACCGATCGCAGCCACGGCATCGCCGATCCCGTCTCGAAGCTTCAGGTCGACACGCTCGACGCGAACTGCGATGCGTTCGGCATCACGCAGTTCAAGATGAACGACGTGCGCCAGGGCATCGTCCACATCATCGGGCCGGAGCAGGGCGCGACGCTGCCGGGCATGACGATTGTGTGCGGCGATTCGCATACGTCGACGCACGGCGCATTCGGCGCGCTCGCACACGGCATCGGCACGTCGGAAGTCGAGCACGTGCTCGCGACGCAAACCCTGCTGCAGAAGAAGAGCAAGAACATGCTCGTGAAGGTCGAAGGCACGCTGCCGCGCGGTTGTACCGCGAAGGACATCGTGCTCGCGATCATCGGCAAGATCGGCACGGCCGGCGGCACGGGCTACGCGATCGAATTCGGCGGCTCGACGATTCGCGCGCTGACGATGGAAGGCCGCATGACCGTCTGCAACATGGCGATCGAAGCCGGTGCGCGCGCCGGCATGGTTGCCGTCGACGACACGACGATCGATTACCTGAAAGGCCGCCCGTTCGTGCCGACCGGTGCGGAATGGAACCAGGCCGTCGAATACTGGCGCCAGTTCAAGTCGGACGACGGCGCGCAGTTCGATCGCGTGGTCGAGCTGAACGCAGCCGAAATCGTCCCGCAGGTCACGTGGGGCACGTCGCCGGAAATGGTCACGTCGATCGACGGTCGCGTGCCCGATCCCGAGCGCGAGAAGGATCCGGTCAAGCGCGATGCGATGGAGCGTGCGCTGGCCTACATGGCGCTCGAGCCGAACACGCCGATCGAATCGATCAAGGTCGACAAGATCTTCATCGGCTCGTGCACGAACGCGCGAATCGAAGACATCCGCGCAGCCGCCTATGTCGTGAAGAAACTGAACCGTCGCGTCGCGTCGAACGTGCGGCTCGCGATGGTCGTGCCGGGCTCGGGCCTCGTGAAGGCACAGGCCGAGCGCGAAGGGCTCGACAAGGTGTTCACGGACGCGGGCTTCGAATGGCGCGAGCCGGGCTGCTCGATGTGCCTCGCGATGAACGCCGACCGGCTCGATCCGGGCGAACGCTGCGCGTCGACGTCGAACCGCAACTTCGAAGGCCGGCAGGGCGCGGGCGGTCGCACGCACCTCGTGAGCCCCGCGATGGCGGCAGCCGCGGCGATCGAAGGCCACTTCGTCGACATTCGCCAGCTGGGGTAA
- a CDS encoding cupin domain-containing protein, translating into MKLGLNESLARLDEAGTLFTTLFRHGTLDVELYRPRIEDKQKPHTRDEVYAIATGTSRFVVDGRECEVAAGDVLFVPAHAEHRFIGFSDDFSTWVFFYGPEGGERNA; encoded by the coding sequence ATGAAGCTCGGTCTGAACGAATCGCTCGCCCGCCTCGATGAAGCAGGCACGCTGTTCACGACGCTGTTTCGCCACGGTACGCTCGACGTCGAGCTGTACCGGCCGCGCATCGAGGACAAGCAGAAACCGCATACGCGCGACGAGGTCTACGCGATCGCCACGGGCACGTCGCGCTTCGTCGTCGACGGGCGCGAATGCGAAGTCGCGGCCGGCGACGTCCTGTTTGTCCCCGCCCACGCCGAGCACCGCTTCATCGGCTTCTCAGACGACTTCTCGACGTGGGTGTTCTTCTACGGCCCAGAAGGCGGCGAGCGCAACGCGTAG